In Ignatzschineria sp. RMDPL8A, the sequence TGATTCACAACCTCATAGACTGTATTTCCACCAGCAATATGATCTCGATGAATCACATTTAAGCGAATCGTTCCAAGCGAAGCATCCTCTCTATTTACTTCAACTTTTGCAATTCCATTTTCACCAGAAAGCCATTTTGCAGCATCAAAGAAGTTGGAAAACTGTAACTGAGTTTTTACTCGGCGAAACTCTCCATCTGTTAATGGTTTTCCATCGAGTATCGCCAAATTATTTCGTTCTAATATTTTACGAAAGTTTTCCCAAAGTGAAGCCTCAGTAGTTAAATCTGGTCGGTATATCCATTGTGACTCTCCCGCTACTAACTGCGCAATTAATCGACTTTCTATCTCTCTTTCACTCGTAAACTTAACCGTCACAATTTATCCTTCCAATATGACTATAAACTAAAGATCTCTTCAATCCACTTTTGGTATTCTCCCGCCTTTAAATATGGACCATGAACGGTTTTGTAACAACCTTTAGACTCTACCTCGATATCCTTATTCACAACGAGCCAATCCACATTACAAATTACCTGATCAGAAAATTCGTTTATAATTCCTCTTACAATACCAATATGTAAAATTTTAATATTAGAGGAACCTTGCCCACATCTTCTTTTAATGGCTATTCGATCATTCACTTGAATTTCTTGAGCTTTTTTATATTGCTGCTCATTTTCATCTTTAGAATATCCCAGCGCCCAAAATCCGTTTTTTACAAATTCATCATCGACATTATTCGTGCCTGACTGCATACTAGCTCCGACAATCCAATATCTAAACCTTTCACTCTCCATATCAACCTCTCGCATAAATATTATTAATAATTTTTCTTAAGCAATTAAAGCTTCTGCTTAATAACGCTTAAAATATATTCTAATTGCTCAGTATCTTTTAAACTGATTTCATAATCCCCATTTCCCCAATGCCCGATATTACGCATATCTCGAAAAATCGCTTTAGGATCATCTAATGTGCCCCAAACCGCATTGATATAGAGAATCATGGTTCTTTTTTGCATGACTATATCCACAATCGTTGTTTTATCTTTTTTAAAAGCCGCATAATATTTGGTATAAACCAATTCGATTTGATCATCTAAATTTAAAATCGCCTGTTTAAACCGCTCATAAAGCTCGATCGTGCTTTCCGAACCTAATTGGTAAAACGATTCTTCATCATAAACTTTGATCTCTTTCGTAATGCTAGCTAATGGTGTTAGTTCTGCACTGTCAGAGATTGGCTGAGGTAATGATGGGGCATTTTTAGAACGCTCAATAAAGTTCACGGTTAAAAGATCATTGTGATAACGCTTAAACTCTATAAGCTCAATCCCTAAGTTTTTAAAATTGGTCGCATTTTTCTGGTAATCATTAAATGTATTAGCAACAAATAGAATACGGCTTTGACTCCAATCGATATCGCTTCGTTTTAAGATCTTTCCTAACGATTGCTCATTGTACTCAACCATTAGGCTATCTTTATATTCAAGCATCGCATTAAGATAAGAAACCCCCTGATCCACCACGCTTTGGCTCTTATCTCGCTTATACTCAATCACGACAAAAGCTTGTTTTTCTTCATCAAACGCCAATGTATCAAAGCGAAACTGTTTCAAAGAAAACTCAGTCTTCACTAGCGTTAAGCCAGTTAAAGTCATTAAATTCGCTTCAAATAGTGCTTGCATCTCTTTTTCAAGTTTAAAGGGCTGCTCTTTAATTTGTTGTAACTCGTGCGAGCCAATTTTATAAATATCCATTAATTGTGTTCCTTTACACAAACATCCGTTGCAACATCGCTTTTTTAAGTGACTCATAATGGTTGAGTTTTTTTGTCTCTACTTCAATACGCACATCCAGCGACTGGAAAAACTCCCCGATTTTGGTTTGTTCTTCTTTAGATGGGTATAAGGTACTAATTTTTTCTATAGTTCGCTTTGATAAACTAGGTACTCCTGTTGATTCATCATACCTCAACCAATTTATTTGACTTAAAAGATAAAATAAAAAGACAATATTAAGTTGTTTAGTTGTAAGAAAAAACAGAGTATCTACAGTCCAAAATGGTGCTTTTAAAAATAAAGGTTTATTTATTGTTCCTTTTCTACCTATTCCTACAGCGTCACTTGTTGACAACGCTTGATCCACACTTAACATGTAGCCACCTGTACCAAAGACAGGAATATCACCCTTGCTTAAGTGCTTATAATCACGGCCTGAATTAACGCAAAGAATATCTTCTAATGGGGCTCTACACCACCCTCCACTAAACCCTTCAAATCTGAGTTGTGGCTCTGTTTCACCTTTTTGAGGAAACATCTTTTGAAGCATCGCTTTTTTATAGCGTTCGGATTGCTCGACTTTTTGTTGTTGCAGCTCAATAGCACGATCGAGTTTTTGGAAAAGCTCCCCAATTTTGGTTTGTTCTTTACTAGATGATGGTAAACGAATAGCTAGCTCTGTAAGCATACTTCTAACAATATATGGAATACTTCCAGTCCTTGCTTCCTGATGTATTTTTCTCGGCAAAGCCAACGATATAGATGAGAATAAAAAAGATCTGGTAGCTTTAAAGTCCGTTAATACATATGTGCGCTGATAAGCATTAAATTTACCATCCGCATAATGCATATAGCCAACCGTAGCACCATTTCCAGCAATTGTAATCGCTGGTCCCTCAAAGGCGGCTACATCAATTTTATATTTTTGAATTCCAGAAGTATAAAAATCATATTGTCCATTTTCCTTCATTGCATTAGCATCAAGTTTCCCCGTCGTTATACTGACTAACTCACCTAATTCCCGAAGTAACCACTCACCACTAAACCCCTCAAATCTCAATTGAGGAATCATCGTTTCCGCCTTACTCATTCACGCCTCCCTTAAGAAGCTGCTTAAATGCCTCAAGCTCTGCATTAGCCTCTTCATTGGTGCCGGTTAGCTCGTTAAAAAGCTCGAGCAGATCAGCCTCAACACTTTGTAGCTCGGTTTTCGTTGCCGTCATCTCTTCCATTAATGGGACGAGCGGAATCTCAGGCTCGGGCTCAAAGGTGTCCACATATCTAGGGATATTAAGGTTAAACTCGTTTTCTTTAAGCTCTTTAAAATTCGCAACATAAGCAAACTTATCGATAAACTTACGATTCGAATAAGCATCTAAAATCTCCTCAATGTGGTGAGGTTCCATCGTATTTTGATTCCCCTTTTTGGTGAATCGCTCAGAAGCATCAATAAAAAGCACATCACGCTTGGTGTAATCTTTTTTAAGAATGATAATCGTCGTTGGAATCGAGGTATTAAAGAAGATATTTGCCGGCAAACCAATTACGGCGTAAATATGCCCATTCTCGAGTAATGTTTGGCGAATCTTCGCTTCAGCTCCACCACGAAACAGAACACCATGCGGTAGTACAATGGCCATCGTACCGCTCGATTTAAGGTGATAAAACCCATGAAGCAAAAAGGCAAAGTCTGCACGCCCTTTAGGCGCTAAAACGCCATAGTCCATAAAGCGAGGATCATCTAAGAAGCCTTTTACCGCACTCCATTTTGCTGAATAGGGAGGGTTCATTAAGACGGCATCAAAGTTCGTTGGCTCATCTGTTGGCCAGTCATCGCCTAACGTATCACTATTATTAAGATTTTGGTTGGCAATCGCAACACTATGCAACATCATATTCATGCGGGCTAAGTTATACGTTGATGTATTAATCTCTTGCCCAAAATAACGTACGGTTTCCGGCTCATTCGTCTCTTTTTTAACGTTGAGCATTAAGGAGCCTGAACCCATCGTTGGGTCATACACAGTAAACCCTTTTTGATTCTCTTTCCCTTGCAGAACAATCTTTGTCATTAGATTTGAAACCGGCTGTGGCGTATAGAATTCACCCGCATTTTTCCCAGAGTCTGAGGCAAATTGTCCAATCAAATACTCATAAGCATCACCGAGAACATCCCCATCATGCTTACCTAAGTTAATATTAGCAAGCCCCTTCATCACATTAGAAATAGTCTCATTCTGTTTTTGTGGCGATGCACCAAGCTTACGAGCATAAAGATCAATATCTTCAAACAGATTATTAAATGCCGCATTAGATTGCTCAATATCTCTAAATCCTTGCGCTAAATCCTCTAGCTGAAACTGACTGTTATACACATCTGAAATCAACTTAGTAAACGTAAGTTCCGGCTTTAACACATAGGAAAACTGATCATAAAGTGCTGAGATCAAGTCATCTTTCAGTTCAGGATCGTTGTAAGCGTCAGTATAAATCGATTGAGCCTCAGCAAGGTTTTCCACCTTCTCTTCTAAAAGCGCTACAGCATAATTGAGCAAATTATCCGACAGATATTTATAGAAAACCATTCCTAAAAGATAATTCTTATACTCATTGGCATCCATTTTCGAGCGTAAGATATCGGCACACGCCCAAAGCGCACTATAAAGGGTTTTCGAGTTTTGTTCTGACATAGTATCTAATCCAGTAATTTGGGGGAGTTATTATTACTAGATGATAGCAGAAACCTCCAAAAGATGAGATTTCTACATTACCCGTCAATATTACAAGTTATCAATATTTTGTTTAAATCCATAATCACTTCCATCCAATTCCCTGTCAAACAACACCGAGCTTAAAATTGACTGCGGATGCTCTCTTAATCGATTAAACGGCTTGACTGGATAATCATTGTCTAGATAAAACTCAATTCGTTGTTTCAAAATACCAACCGCTAATCTTCCTGCGAACCGTTTCGTCAAATTTTGTTTTTGATAGCTCTCTATACTTCGTTTAACGGATTGGTAGATTAAGTTATGCATTTGAGCAACAGAGAAATGCGCCAATCCTTGAAGCATCACTGCTCTTGTTCCTTCTGCATAGTTAAAATTAAACCGCTGTTTTTTAAGCTTGTAATCTAAATATCGTATGCATTCTCTTATGGCAACTTCATAACATAGGGATTCATTCGTCTCCCTATAAGTATCCTGTGAATGATCTAGATAAGTCTCTTCAATTTCCTCCATGACACTCTCAATGCTACCTAATTGCCTATTCAGCTCCCATCTCCTTGCTAATAATTCTTCCGATATAAATGGATATGTTAGAAAGAGCATATCCTCTATAGTACGTGGAACTAAGATCGATTTTAGTATGAAATCAATTACCATTTCGCCGGTAAAATCGATATCCTCTGTTATTAAAGCAAATTTCGTTCTATCAGAAACCTTCAATAAATAAGCATAGAGATAAACTGCTTTTTCATACCCTAATTCACTTATTTTAATGGGATCTCGATTTTGTAATCTAAGAAGTTCTTCCATCAATACTTGCTCTTCTCTTTCGCATCGAATTTGATTACAAGAAGAACAGATATTGTTTTTTGCAATTTTTCCATCCCTAATATAATGAGCTCTATTTTGATATGAATACGCTACGTTGCAATCATCACACAATTTAAGCTGATCTTTTACTAAACAGGACTTCATTAAAACACCGAGTAACTCTCGTGATGAAACCTTATACTCATCAGCAAGCTCTTTTACTTTAAAAACAAAAGAACCACCCTCATCCATTTCCCAATACTTATGACATAGTTCTGCGAGTATTGGATCGTCCGTTAAAATCTCAATCTGTAGTCGTCCCATCAAATTATCCTTACTGTAATCTATTCTCAAGAAGATCAATATCCTGTTTAAAAAAAACCTTCTGTCGTAATTTTCTCTTCCAAGTATGGTCAACTGAATAAATCTGTTGTTGAGTCAGCTGAGTTAGTATTGTGCGAGAATAATCACCTTTAGCTTTCGCATAATGCGCTAATAAAATATATGTCTGCTCAAAAAGTTGAAGATCACTTTTAGCAATGAAGCGTGTTTTATCCATTATTTGATAGGTCAAAAGACCAAGATTTACCAATTGATACGCAAACTCTTGATTGATGCCCCACTCTTTTGCAAAATCAGGAATAGTTAATAGCGAGGTGTGTTGAACTCTATTTCTACTCAGCCAATCATCAAAATCAGACTGAGAAAGAGCAATTCCTCGAATATCTACTGACTTTAAATAGAGTGTCGTCACTCTAATCTCTGCATTCAAAATAGCTTTTAATATTTTGAACAACGCATTTTCTACCCGATTTCCAATAACACGAAGCGCATCAGCAATCGATATCGTCTTGCCTTTATAGCTCTCTATTTTTTCAAACAGCTGTCTTAAATAACTGTGTAGAGCATTTTGATTAAATCGCCATCGCTGACTCTTCCCATCTTCTGGTGGAATAGCGTTCTGGAAAACGCCTTGTTTAATAAGCCCATATAGTTGTTTTTTAGTGACGCCTAAAATTTCTAATGCATCGCTAAAAGAGATCTCTCCCTGTAAATCATCCAAAGCCTCCTCTATTGAAGGGCGATAACAAGCTCTAAAATAACGGTTTCCTTGTTTTTCACAAATTGCTTCAATACGCCCTTCAGAAATCGCCCGATGCATCACCGATGGATTAATTCCATAATCATTGCAAGCTTTTTTAAATGGGATCCAAGCATGTTCTTCTTTTAACGCCTCTGAAAACAGAGAATGCCGATCATTCAATGGTTTTTGCCAATAACGCCGGATATATTCCTCAATGATCCATTTGTAATAGACCATTTCATCATCAGAATAATAACGATAGAAGGTACGATAAAAACGCATAAATGCATCATGTCCATTTAATGAACACTCATCGGGAAGAGACTGCAGCCCTCTAAAATACTCAACGCCGATCTCTTTACCTTTAAATAGCCCTGTATAGAGCTTGCTCAGCGATGAAACAGCAACAGATAAATCATTTAAAGAAAGCTTCTTCTTTTTAACATATTGGCTCTGTAGCCCTTCTGGTGACCAGCGAAACATTAAATGGATAAATCGCAAACGATCTTTTAATGTTTTAAATTGTTGCCGATGATAAAAACGATGTTCTTCTCCCGTATAGTTAATCAATCCCCCTGTTTCTATAAAATATTGAAACAGCAATGCGACTTTTTCGGTCGGCTCATAGTCATACTGGAAGGCTAATGACTCCCCACACTGGCAATATCCAATTTTACTTCTACGATGCCTAATTTTCTTGGCGCAACTTGGACACCGATCGACTAATAGAACATTATGTTTTAAACATGCAATCGAGGTACTTAAAAACCAGTGAGCACGATAATAATTATTCTCTTCTAAGCAGTGCGGACAATATCGTAAACCTGACAAACTTCCTTTTAAATTGGCTGATATTGCAATCACCTCATTTACAAAGTTATTAGTAACGTCATAACCCGTCCACTCCTTTTCTTCAAGAAGCAAAAATTGCAATTCCTTTATGCTAGGTGTTTTACTCCCATAAGCAGGTAAACAATTCTTAATTAGCCATTGAGAAGAAGTATAACCATTTAACTCCGCTAAGCGTTGTAAATAAGATGGGATATCTTCATCTGTGTACATTTTTGGATGATGGAGTGGTTTAACCAGTGAGAAGATCGAAATCTCTTCCATTAATATCTCCCTTAATTAAACGATACTCAGATGAAATGGCATCCCCATTTTATCTAAACGAATCCATTTAAAATCAGTATGAAATGGATTTAACTGATGTGAGCAATCCATCCAAATACTCTCTTTAAACGCTTGACCCAATATTGTCTGATCCAAAGCACTACCATTTTCTAGCGCTATCTCATACGCACTTAGAATCAATTTAACGATATAATCAATAATCCCATTGGTTGCATAATGAATTCTATTCAGAAGATCAATATCTTGAAGGTTCAAAGCATAAGAAGTGGGAATTAAAGAGAGCAATTTCATAATAACGCCTGCAAAAATCTGGTACTCCTCTTTAGTGTCTATAGGAAAAGAGGTTAAATGGATTCGACGGTTGAAACGTCGACGTAGCTGTTCATTAATTTTTAATATCTGTTCACTACGTTCCAATCCCATGAGTACAGTTGGGATATTAGCTTGATCAATTAAACTTTTAAGCCAATCCGCTACTTGATAAGGTGTATTCTTTTTACCTTGATCTATAAAATGCTGTAATTCATCAAATATTAATAGCTCAACATTACATAGCTCAAGATAAGAGAGAATTCGTACCGTTTTATTAATCGCAGAGCCTTTATCAGCCAATGGATCACCCAATTGAACGAGCATCGATTCTGCTACATTTTTAACAGTTGGGATTGCAGGCGTATCGACAACTAATACAGGAATCAAAGGATGATTCTTTGTCTCTATACGTGGATAAACTTTTTCAATTTCTCGTTTAAGCGTTGACTTACCTGTTCCCGCTGCTCCAATACAGAGTAGATGCTGTGCAATATTTACAGATCGTTTTAAGGTTAAAACAGTTTCTATTTGTTGATAGGCTTGATCAAATTGAGGGTAACGAATAACAGTTCTTTTTAAATCAGCAATGACTTGAAAAAGCGCTTGATGATTAGGCATTACCTTGTTCCTTCTGTTCCATTATTGCAAAATCAGGAATCGCATCGATTTCAAAATGCGCTTTCGGAGCTTGAGAGGACTTCCCATGACTCTCTCCCTTTGGTATTTTT encodes:
- a CDS encoding DUF5655 domain-containing protein, encoding MDIYKIGSHELQQIKEQPFKLEKEMQALFEANLMTLTGLTLVKTEFSLKQFRFDTLAFDEEKQAFVVIEYKRDKSQSVVDQGVSYLNAMLEYKDSLMVEYNEQSLGKILKRSDIDWSQSRILFVANTFNDYQKNATNFKNLGIELIEFKRYHNDLLTVNFIERSKNAPSLPQPISDSAELTPLASITKEIKVYDEESFYQLGSESTIELYERFKQAILNLDDQIELVYTKYYAAFKKDKTTIVDIVMQKRTMILYINAVWGTLDDPKAIFRDMRNIGHWGNGDYEISLKDTEQLEYILSVIKQKL
- a CDS encoding restriction endonuclease subunit S, encoding MSKAETMIPQLRFEGFSGEWLLRELGELVSITTGKLDANAMKENGQYDFYTSGIQKYKIDVAAFEGPAITIAGNGATVGYMHYADGKFNAYQRTYVLTDFKATRSFLFSSISLALPRKIHQEARTGSIPYIVRSMLTELAIRLPSSSKEQTKIGELFQKLDRAIELQQQKVEQSERYKKAMLQKMFPQKGETEPQLRFEGFSGGWCRAPLEDILCVNSGRDYKHLSKGDIPVFGTGGYMLSVDQALSTSDAVGIGRKGTINKPLFLKAPFWTVDTLFFLTTKQLNIVFLFYLLSQINWLRYDESTGVPSLSKRTIEKISTLYPSKEEQTKIGEFFQSLDVRIEVETKKLNHYESLKKAMLQRMFV
- a CDS encoding type I restriction-modification system subunit M produces the protein MSEQNSKTLYSALWACADILRSKMDANEYKNYLLGMVFYKYLSDNLLNYAVALLEEKVENLAEAQSIYTDAYNDPELKDDLISALYDQFSYVLKPELTFTKLISDVYNSQFQLEDLAQGFRDIEQSNAAFNNLFEDIDLYARKLGASPQKQNETISNVMKGLANINLGKHDGDVLGDAYEYLIGQFASDSGKNAGEFYTPQPVSNLMTKIVLQGKENQKGFTVYDPTMGSGSLMLNVKKETNEPETVRYFGQEINTSTYNLARMNMMLHSVAIANQNLNNSDTLGDDWPTDEPTNFDAVLMNPPYSAKWSAVKGFLDDPRFMDYGVLAPKGRADFAFLLHGFYHLKSSGTMAIVLPHGVLFRGGAEAKIRQTLLENGHIYAVIGLPANIFFNTSIPTTIIILKKDYTKRDVLFIDASERFTKKGNQNTMEPHHIEEILDAYSNRKFIDKFAYVANFKELKENEFNLNIPRYVDTFEPEPEIPLVPLMEEMTATKTELQSVEADLLELFNELTGTNEEANAELEAFKQLLKGGVNE
- a CDS encoding helix-turn-helix domain-containing protein gives rise to the protein MEEISIFSLVKPLHHPKMYTDEDIPSYLQRLAELNGYTSSQWLIKNCLPAYGSKTPSIKELQFLLLEEKEWTGYDVTNNFVNEVIAISANLKGSLSGLRYCPHCLEENNYYRAHWFLSTSIACLKHNVLLVDRCPSCAKKIRHRRSKIGYCQCGESLAFQYDYEPTEKVALLFQYFIETGGLINYTGEEHRFYHRQQFKTLKDRLRFIHLMFRWSPEGLQSQYVKKKKLSLNDLSVAVSSLSKLYTGLFKGKEIGVEYFRGLQSLPDECSLNGHDAFMRFYRTFYRYYSDDEMVYYKWIIEEYIRRYWQKPLNDRHSLFSEALKEEHAWIPFKKACNDYGINPSVMHRAISEGRIEAICEKQGNRYFRACYRPSIEEALDDLQGEISFSDALEILGVTKKQLYGLIKQGVFQNAIPPEDGKSQRWRFNQNALHSYLRQLFEKIESYKGKTISIADALRVIGNRVENALFKILKAILNAEIRVTTLYLKSVDIRGIALSQSDFDDWLSRNRVQHTSLLTIPDFAKEWGINQEFAYQLVNLGLLTYQIMDKTRFIAKSDLQLFEQTYILLAHYAKAKGDYSRTILTQLTQQQIYSVDHTWKRKLRQKVFFKQDIDLLENRLQ
- a CDS encoding TniB family NTP-binding protein, with the translated sequence MPNHQALFQVIADLKRTVIRYPQFDQAYQQIETVLTLKRSVNIAQHLLCIGAAGTGKSTLKREIEKVYPRIETKNHPLIPVLVVDTPAIPTVKNVAESMLVQLGDPLADKGSAINKTVRILSYLELCNVELLIFDELQHFIDQGKKNTPYQVADWLKSLIDQANIPTVLMGLERSEQILKINEQLRRRFNRRIHLTSFPIDTKEEYQIFAGVIMKLLSLIPTSYALNLQDIDLLNRIHYATNGIIDYIVKLILSAYEIALENGSALDQTILGQAFKESIWMDCSHQLNPFHTDFKWIRLDKMGMPFHLSIV